A genomic stretch from Setaria viridis chromosome 1, Setaria_viridis_v4.0, whole genome shotgun sequence includes:
- the LOC117833593 gene encoding probable protein phosphatase 2C 26 isoform X2 translates to MGSGASRLLTACACSRPAPAPADDGPCLDDALGHSFCYAANSAAAAAGHSSSFRHAISGAALSANSSVPVPIYHSSSAGGGVPPQYSSAFHTSSSFSSAPLQLSNLSSGPLFLSGPIDRGPQLSGPLDQAVPFSGPLPAKPTKPAPSSSSRGFSRRFRKPSFGSLRRSVSEKNRPCVVPLRREDGVQWAHGRAGEDRVHVVVSEDQRWLFVGIYDGFNGPEAPDFLVANLYRFLLRELRGIFYEEADPDSKRLWQFLADGDDDDSELDFSGSGRFALSLARLKERRHPIWAHAAAAGDGQSGREWEVKRLTAAPAVRDHSAVLAALTRALAAAESAYLDMTNQSMGTHPELAVTGACLLVALLRDDDVYVMNLGDSRAIVAQRRDDDDDCVLGTMRVEDIGVALETETRIHGYSAIGLEALQLSTDHSTSIEEEVQRIKREHPDDDQCIANDRVKGRLKVTRAFGAGYLKQAKLNDGLLEMFRNEYIDGLYQYLSNEEVVLHVENFMERFPEGDPAQSLIEEVLSRAAKKAGMDFYELLDIPQGDRRKYHDDVTIMVISLEGRIWKSSGTYV, encoded by the exons atgggcagcGGCGCGTCGCGGCTGCTCACCGCGTGCGCGTgctcgcggccggcgccggcgcccgcggacGACGGCCCGTGCCTGGACGACGCGCTCGGCCACTCCTTCTGCTACGCCGccaactccgccgccgccgccgcgggacactcGTCCTCCTTCCGCCACGCCATCTCCGGCGCCGCGCTCTCCGCCAACTCGTCCGTGCCCGTGCCGATCTACCACTCGTcgtccgccggcggcggggtgccgCCGCAGTACTCCTCCGCGTTCCACACATCCTCGTCGTTCTCCTCCGCGCCGCTGCAGCTCTCCAACCTCTCCTCAGGGCCGCTCTTCCTCTCTGGGCCCATCGACCGCGGCCCGCAGCTCTCCGGCCCGCTCGACCAGGCCGTGCCCTTCTCCGGCCCGCTCCCAGCGAAGCCCACCAAGCCCGCCCCCTCATCGTCGTCGCGAGGCTTCTCGAGGAGGTTCCGGAAGCCGTCGTTCGGCAGCCTGCGGCGGAGCGTGTCCGAGAAGAACCGCCCGTGCGTTGTGCCGCTACGCCGCGAGGACGGCGTGCAGTGGGCGCACGGCCGCGCGGGGGAGGACCGCGTCCACGTGGTGGTCTCCGAGGACCAGCGGTGGCTCTTCGTCGGCATCTACGACGGCTTCAACGGCCCGGAGGCCCCCGACTTCCTGGTCGCCAACCTCTACCGCTTCCTGCTGCGCGAGCTCCGCGGGATCTTCTACGAAGAGGCCGACCCGGACTCCAAGCGACTGTGGCAGTTCCTggcggacggcgacgacgacgacagcgagCTCGACTTCTCGGGCTCCGGCCGGTTCGCGCTGTCGCTCGCCAGGCTGAAGGAGCGGCGGCATCCCATATGGGcccacgctgctgctgctggcgacGGTCAAAGCGGCAGGGAGTGGGAAGTTAAGAGGTTGACGGCTGCGCCGGCGGTGAGGGACCACAGTGCTGTACTGGCCGCGCTCACCCGGGCGCTAGCTGCTGCAGAGTCGGCGTACCTGGACATGACCAACCAATCGATGGGAACCCACCCGGAGCTGGCGGTGACCGGTGCGTGCCTTCTCGTGGCCCTGTTGAGGGACGACGACGTCTATGTAATGAACCTTGGGGACAGCCGCGCCATCGTGGCgcagcggcgggacgacgatgatgattgCGTGCTTGGAACCATGCGGGTGGAGGACATTGGTGTGGCCTTGGAGACCGAGACAAGGATCCATGGGTATTCTGCGATTGGGCTTGAGGCATTGCAGCTGTCGACTGATCATAGCACAAGCATTGAAGAG GAAGTGCAGAGGATCAAACGTGAACATCCAGATGATGATCAATGTATTGCAAATGACAGAGTTAAGGGCCGTCTAAAAGTTACCCGTGCTTTTGGGGCAGGGTATCTCAAACAG GCAAAACTGAATGACGGGTTGCTAGAGATGTTTCGCAATGAGTACATAG ACGGCTTATATCAGTACCTGAGCAACGAGGAGGTAGTTCTACATGTTGAGAATTTCATGGAGAGGTTTCCTGAGGGTGATCCTGCACAGAGTTTAATTGAGGAGGTACTCTCCCGTGCGGCAAAGAAAGCCG GTATGGACTTTTACGAGCTATTAGATATACCTCAAGGGGATCGCAGAAAATACCATGATGATGTCACCATCATGGTTATTTCTCTCGAAGGGAGAATCTGGAAGTCCTCTGGAACATATGTGTGA
- the LOC117833593 gene encoding probable protein phosphatase 2C 26 isoform X3 encodes MGSGASRLLTACACSRPAPAPADDGPCLDDALGHSFCYAANSAAAAAGHSSSFRHAISGAALSANSSVPVPIYHSSSAGGGVPPQYSSAFHTSSSFSSAPLQLSNLSSGPLFLSGPIDRGPQLSGPLDQAVPFSGPLPAKPTKPAPSSSSRGFSRRFRKPSFGSLRRSVSEKNRPCVVPLRREDGVQWAHGRAGEDRVHVVVSEDQRWLFVGIYDGFNGPEAPDFLVANLYRFLLRELRGIFYEEADPDSKRLWQFLADGDDDDSELDFSGSGRFALSLARLKERRHPIWAHAAAAGDGQSGREWEVKRLTAAPAVRDHSAVLAALTRALAAAESAYLDMTNQSMGTHPELAVTGACLLVALLRDDDVYVMNLGDSRAIVAQRRDDDDDCVLGTMRVEDIGVALETETRIHGYSAIGLEALQLSTDHSTSIEEEVQRIKREHPDDDQCIANDRVKGRLKVTRAFGAGYLKQSMYVCTGKTE; translated from the exons atgggcagcGGCGCGTCGCGGCTGCTCACCGCGTGCGCGTgctcgcggccggcgccggcgcccgcggacGACGGCCCGTGCCTGGACGACGCGCTCGGCCACTCCTTCTGCTACGCCGccaactccgccgccgccgccgcgggacactcGTCCTCCTTCCGCCACGCCATCTCCGGCGCCGCGCTCTCCGCCAACTCGTCCGTGCCCGTGCCGATCTACCACTCGTcgtccgccggcggcggggtgccgCCGCAGTACTCCTCCGCGTTCCACACATCCTCGTCGTTCTCCTCCGCGCCGCTGCAGCTCTCCAACCTCTCCTCAGGGCCGCTCTTCCTCTCTGGGCCCATCGACCGCGGCCCGCAGCTCTCCGGCCCGCTCGACCAGGCCGTGCCCTTCTCCGGCCCGCTCCCAGCGAAGCCCACCAAGCCCGCCCCCTCATCGTCGTCGCGAGGCTTCTCGAGGAGGTTCCGGAAGCCGTCGTTCGGCAGCCTGCGGCGGAGCGTGTCCGAGAAGAACCGCCCGTGCGTTGTGCCGCTACGCCGCGAGGACGGCGTGCAGTGGGCGCACGGCCGCGCGGGGGAGGACCGCGTCCACGTGGTGGTCTCCGAGGACCAGCGGTGGCTCTTCGTCGGCATCTACGACGGCTTCAACGGCCCGGAGGCCCCCGACTTCCTGGTCGCCAACCTCTACCGCTTCCTGCTGCGCGAGCTCCGCGGGATCTTCTACGAAGAGGCCGACCCGGACTCCAAGCGACTGTGGCAGTTCCTggcggacggcgacgacgacgacagcgagCTCGACTTCTCGGGCTCCGGCCGGTTCGCGCTGTCGCTCGCCAGGCTGAAGGAGCGGCGGCATCCCATATGGGcccacgctgctgctgctggcgacGGTCAAAGCGGCAGGGAGTGGGAAGTTAAGAGGTTGACGGCTGCGCCGGCGGTGAGGGACCACAGTGCTGTACTGGCCGCGCTCACCCGGGCGCTAGCTGCTGCAGAGTCGGCGTACCTGGACATGACCAACCAATCGATGGGAACCCACCCGGAGCTGGCGGTGACCGGTGCGTGCCTTCTCGTGGCCCTGTTGAGGGACGACGACGTCTATGTAATGAACCTTGGGGACAGCCGCGCCATCGTGGCgcagcggcgggacgacgatgatgattgCGTGCTTGGAACCATGCGGGTGGAGGACATTGGTGTGGCCTTGGAGACCGAGACAAGGATCCATGGGTATTCTGCGATTGGGCTTGAGGCATTGCAGCTGTCGACTGATCATAGCACAAGCATTGAAGAG GAAGTGCAGAGGATCAAACGTGAACATCCAGATGATGATCAATGTATTGCAAATGACAGAGTTAAGGGCCGTCTAAAAGTTACCCGTGCTTTTGGGGCAGGGTATCTCAAACAG TCTATGTATGTTTGTACAGGCAAAACTGAATGA
- the LOC117833593 gene encoding probable protein phosphatase 2C 26 isoform X1: MGSGASRLLTACACSRPAPAPADDGPCLDDALGHSFCYAANSAAAAAGHSSSFRHAISGAALSANSSVPVPIYHSSSAGGGVPPQYSSAFHTSSSFSSAPLQLSNLSSGPLFLSGPIDRGPQLSGPLDQAVPFSGPLPAKPTKPAPSSSSRGFSRRFRKPSFGSLRRSVSEKNRPCVVPLRREDGVQWAHGRAGEDRVHVVVSEDQRWLFVGIYDGFNGPEAPDFLVANLYRFLLRELRGIFYEEADPDSKRLWQFLADGDDDDSELDFSGSGRFALSLARLKERRHPIWAHAAAAGDGQSGREWEVKRLTAAPAVRDHSAVLAALTRALAAAESAYLDMTNQSMGTHPELAVTGACLLVALLRDDDVYVMNLGDSRAIVAQRRDDDDDCVLGTMRVEDIGVALETETRIHGYSAIGLEALQLSTDHSTSIEEEVQRIKREHPDDDQCIANDRVKGRLKVTRAFGAGYLKQAKLNDGLLEMFRNEYIGDTPYISCTPSLCHHKLSTRDQFLVLSSDGLYQYLSNEEVVLHVENFMERFPEGDPAQSLIEEVLSRAAKKAGMDFYELLDIPQGDRRKYHDDVTIMVISLEGRIWKSSGTYV; encoded by the exons atgggcagcGGCGCGTCGCGGCTGCTCACCGCGTGCGCGTgctcgcggccggcgccggcgcccgcggacGACGGCCCGTGCCTGGACGACGCGCTCGGCCACTCCTTCTGCTACGCCGccaactccgccgccgccgccgcgggacactcGTCCTCCTTCCGCCACGCCATCTCCGGCGCCGCGCTCTCCGCCAACTCGTCCGTGCCCGTGCCGATCTACCACTCGTcgtccgccggcggcggggtgccgCCGCAGTACTCCTCCGCGTTCCACACATCCTCGTCGTTCTCCTCCGCGCCGCTGCAGCTCTCCAACCTCTCCTCAGGGCCGCTCTTCCTCTCTGGGCCCATCGACCGCGGCCCGCAGCTCTCCGGCCCGCTCGACCAGGCCGTGCCCTTCTCCGGCCCGCTCCCAGCGAAGCCCACCAAGCCCGCCCCCTCATCGTCGTCGCGAGGCTTCTCGAGGAGGTTCCGGAAGCCGTCGTTCGGCAGCCTGCGGCGGAGCGTGTCCGAGAAGAACCGCCCGTGCGTTGTGCCGCTACGCCGCGAGGACGGCGTGCAGTGGGCGCACGGCCGCGCGGGGGAGGACCGCGTCCACGTGGTGGTCTCCGAGGACCAGCGGTGGCTCTTCGTCGGCATCTACGACGGCTTCAACGGCCCGGAGGCCCCCGACTTCCTGGTCGCCAACCTCTACCGCTTCCTGCTGCGCGAGCTCCGCGGGATCTTCTACGAAGAGGCCGACCCGGACTCCAAGCGACTGTGGCAGTTCCTggcggacggcgacgacgacgacagcgagCTCGACTTCTCGGGCTCCGGCCGGTTCGCGCTGTCGCTCGCCAGGCTGAAGGAGCGGCGGCATCCCATATGGGcccacgctgctgctgctggcgacGGTCAAAGCGGCAGGGAGTGGGAAGTTAAGAGGTTGACGGCTGCGCCGGCGGTGAGGGACCACAGTGCTGTACTGGCCGCGCTCACCCGGGCGCTAGCTGCTGCAGAGTCGGCGTACCTGGACATGACCAACCAATCGATGGGAACCCACCCGGAGCTGGCGGTGACCGGTGCGTGCCTTCTCGTGGCCCTGTTGAGGGACGACGACGTCTATGTAATGAACCTTGGGGACAGCCGCGCCATCGTGGCgcagcggcgggacgacgatgatgattgCGTGCTTGGAACCATGCGGGTGGAGGACATTGGTGTGGCCTTGGAGACCGAGACAAGGATCCATGGGTATTCTGCGATTGGGCTTGAGGCATTGCAGCTGTCGACTGATCATAGCACAAGCATTGAAGAG GAAGTGCAGAGGATCAAACGTGAACATCCAGATGATGATCAATGTATTGCAAATGACAGAGTTAAGGGCCGTCTAAAAGTTACCCGTGCTTTTGGGGCAGGGTATCTCAAACAG GCAAAACTGAATGACGGGTTGCTAGAGATGTTTCGCAATGAGTACATAGGTGATACACCATATATATCATGCACACCTTCTCTTTGCCACCACAAGCTCTCCACAAGGGATCAATTTCTGGTTCTTTCTTCAGACGGCTTATATCAGTACCTGAGCAACGAGGAGGTAGTTCTACATGTTGAGAATTTCATGGAGAGGTTTCCTGAGGGTGATCCTGCACAGAGTTTAATTGAGGAGGTACTCTCCCGTGCGGCAAAGAAAGCCG GTATGGACTTTTACGAGCTATTAGATATACCTCAAGGGGATCGCAGAAAATACCATGATGATGTCACCATCATGGTTATTTCTCTCGAAGGGAGAATCTGGAAGTCCTCTGGAACATATGTGTGA